From a region of the Stenotrophomonas sp. BIO128-Bstrain genome:
- the bla gene encoding class A beta-lactamase, with product MKMTSRTLSLCVAALLGLSPLAAFSAGKTSPVETEVARLATLIDGKVGVSAWRLDGKGEQVHLNPDEGFPMASTFKVAVAAVILTKVDAGELALTTMVPVPKSFYVDSEVIADRFIHDGVSLSVHNLLEVMLTQSDNTATDVLVAQAGGPAAVTAWLRAQGIEGQRLDRNTRQLLSDIFGLGDEPLTKERVAELTLDPEVVKRTKAGNEAFDKDPRDTSTPRAMSTLLTRLFTGKALSPASTEVLVQIMERCRTCSARLRGSLPPGTKVADKSGTVAGTVNDVGVVTLPDGSQFAISVFVKASNAPRSERERVIAEIARTVRDFYLLQPTAARK from the coding sequence ATGAAGATGACATCCCGTACCTTGAGCCTGTGCGTGGCGGCGTTGCTGGGCCTGAGCCCGCTCGCCGCGTTCAGCGCCGGCAAGACCAGCCCGGTGGAAACCGAGGTCGCGCGGCTGGCCACCCTGATCGACGGCAAGGTCGGTGTCTCGGCGTGGCGACTGGATGGCAAGGGCGAGCAGGTCCATCTGAATCCCGATGAAGGGTTCCCGATGGCCAGCACGTTCAAAGTGGCGGTCGCGGCGGTGATCCTGACCAAGGTGGATGCCGGCGAACTGGCGTTGACCACGATGGTGCCGGTGCCGAAATCGTTCTATGTCGATTCGGAAGTCATCGCGGACCGCTTCATCCATGACGGTGTGAGCCTGTCGGTGCACAACCTGCTGGAGGTCATGCTGACCCAGAGCGACAACACCGCCACCGACGTGCTGGTGGCGCAGGCCGGCGGACCGGCCGCGGTCACCGCCTGGCTGCGCGCGCAGGGCATCGAAGGCCAGCGCCTGGATCGCAACACCCGGCAGCTGCTGAGCGATATCTTCGGCCTCGGCGATGAGCCGTTGACCAAGGAACGCGTCGCCGAACTGACCCTCGATCCGGAGGTGGTCAAGCGCACGAAAGCCGGCAATGAAGCCTTCGACAAGGACCCGCGCGACACCTCCACCCCGCGCGCGATGTCGACCCTGTTGACCAGACTGTTCACCGGCAAGGCGCTGAGCCCGGCCAGCACCGAGGTGCTGGTGCAGATCATGGAACGTTGCCGGACCTGCAGCGCGCGCCTGCGTGGCAGCCTGCCGCCGGGCACCAAGGTGGCCGACAAGAGCGGTACCGTGGCCGGCACCGTCAATGATGTCGGCGTGGTCACCCTGCCCGATGGCAGCCAGTTCGCGATCTCCGTGTTCGTCAAAGCCAGCAATGCCCCACGCAGCGAACGTGAGCGTGTGATCGCCGAGATCGCCCGCACCGTGCGCGACTTCTACCTGCTGCAGCCGACGGCCGCGCGCAAGTGA
- a CDS encoding DUF1611 domain-containing protein, whose amino-acid sequence MSSTPTAAVQALAALPQPYLLFLGDTTEAGFAKTAIGLHDWAPEVCVAEWSLPGCPISTGLPSMTPAQARAAGARAMVIGVANGGGVIPPQWLPALVDALENGLDLVSGMHQKLGDIPELAAAAERHGRELINVRVPPRGIPVGNGRKRTGKRVLTVGTDCALGKKYTALALARGLRGLGVDADFRASGQTGILIAGSGIPMDAVVADFSAGAAELLSPNAADDHWDVIEGQGSLFHPAYAGVSLGLLHGSQPDVFVVCHQPGRKHVLGYPDYPLPSIEEVIALTVQLGRRTNPDIRCVGVSLNTHGMTDAAAAAACAEVSARLGLPVADPMRQDGEFNRLLEACIA is encoded by the coding sequence ATGAGCTCGACGCCCACTGCCGCCGTGCAGGCCCTTGCCGCCCTCCCCCAGCCGTACCTGCTGTTCCTGGGCGACACCACCGAAGCCGGCTTCGCCAAGACCGCGATCGGCCTGCACGACTGGGCCCCGGAAGTGTGCGTGGCCGAGTGGAGCCTGCCGGGCTGCCCGATCAGCACCGGCCTGCCGAGCATGACGCCGGCACAGGCGCGCGCGGCCGGTGCACGTGCGATGGTGATCGGCGTGGCCAACGGCGGTGGCGTGATTCCGCCGCAGTGGCTGCCGGCCCTGGTCGATGCGTTGGAAAACGGTCTGGACCTGGTCAGCGGCATGCACCAGAAGCTGGGTGACATTCCGGAACTGGCGGCCGCAGCCGAACGCCACGGGCGCGAACTGATCAACGTGCGCGTGCCGCCGCGTGGCATTCCGGTCGGCAACGGCCGCAAGCGCACCGGCAAGCGCGTGCTGACCGTCGGCACCGACTGCGCGCTGGGCAAGAAGTACACCGCCCTGGCACTGGCGCGTGGCCTGCGTGGCCTCGGCGTGGATGCCGACTTCCGCGCCAGCGGCCAGACCGGCATCCTGATCGCCGGCAGCGGCATTCCGATGGACGCGGTGGTGGCCGACTTCTCCGCCGGCGCCGCCGAACTGCTCAGCCCGAACGCGGCCGACGATCACTGGGATGTCATCGAAGGCCAGGGCTCGCTGTTCCATCCTGCCTACGCCGGTGTCAGCCTCGGCCTGCTGCACGGCAGCCAGCCCGATGTGTTCGTGGTCTGCCACCAGCCGGGGCGCAAGCACGTGCTCGGCTATCCGGACTACCCGCTGCCCTCCATCGAGGAAGTGATCGCGCTGACCGTGCAACTGGGGCGCCGGACCAATCCGGATATCCGCTGCGTCGGCGTCAGTCTCAATACCCATGGCATGACCGACGCCGCGGCAGCGGCCGCCTGCGCCGAAGTCAGCGCGCGTCTTGGTCTGCCGGTGGCCGATCCGATGCGGCAAGATGGGGAATTCAACCGCCTGCTGGAGGCCTGCATCGCATGA
- a CDS encoding 3-methyl-2-oxobutanoate dehydrogenase (2-methylpropanoyl-transferring) subunit alpha, with protein MSSPQIPATSEPLRLHVPEPSARPGEATDFSYLKLSPAGAVDKPPVDVSASQTAPLTSQLIRVLDDNGDAVGPWAADIDDAVLLRAMHAMLKTRAYDARMLIAQRQKKTSFYIQCLGEEAIAVGQTLALRDDDMQFPTYRQQGILVTKEVPMVDMMCQVLSNAADPLKGRQLPIMYSYKDYGFFSISGNLTTQYIQAVGWAMASAIKGDTRIATAWVGDGATAEGDFHAALTFAHVYRAPVVLNVVNNQWAISTFQAIAGGENTTFAARGVGYGIPSLRVDGNDLLAVYAASRWAAERARSNLGPTLIEWVTYRAGPHSTSDDPSKYRPADDAQQFPLGDPIDRLKQHLIKRGLWSEQQHDALRAELDAEILRALKEAETHGLLGSDNRPGAALMFEDVYKDMPEHLRRQRQQLGV; from the coding sequence ATGTCATCACCCCAGATCCCCGCCACGAGCGAGCCGTTGCGTCTGCACGTGCCCGAGCCCAGCGCCCGTCCCGGCGAGGCCACCGACTTTTCCTATCTGAAGCTGAGCCCCGCCGGCGCGGTCGACAAGCCGCCCGTGGACGTGAGCGCCAGCCAGACCGCACCGCTGACCAGCCAGCTGATCCGCGTGCTGGATGACAACGGCGACGCCGTGGGCCCGTGGGCCGCCGATATCGACGACGCCGTGCTGCTGCGTGCCATGCACGCCATGCTCAAGACGCGCGCCTATGACGCGCGCATGCTGATCGCCCAGCGCCAGAAGAAGACCTCCTTCTACATCCAGTGCCTGGGTGAGGAAGCCATCGCCGTCGGCCAGACCCTGGCACTGCGCGATGACGACATGCAGTTCCCGACCTACCGCCAGCAGGGCATCCTGGTCACCAAGGAAGTGCCGATGGTGGACATGATGTGCCAGGTGCTGTCCAACGCGGCCGACCCGCTGAAGGGCCGCCAGCTGCCGATCATGTATTCGTACAAGGATTACGGCTTCTTCTCGATCTCCGGCAACCTGACCACCCAGTACATCCAGGCGGTGGGCTGGGCGATGGCCTCGGCGATCAAGGGCGACACCCGCATCGCCACCGCATGGGTCGGTGATGGCGCCACCGCCGAAGGCGATTTCCACGCCGCGCTGACCTTCGCGCACGTGTACCGCGCCCCGGTGGTGCTCAACGTGGTCAACAACCAGTGGGCGATCTCCACCTTCCAGGCCATCGCCGGCGGTGAGAACACCACCTTCGCCGCGCGCGGCGTGGGCTACGGCATTCCGTCGCTGCGCGTGGACGGCAACGATCTGCTGGCCGTGTACGCCGCTTCGCGCTGGGCCGCCGAACGCGCCCGCAGCAACCTGGGGCCGACCCTGATCGAGTGGGTCACCTACCGCGCCGGCCCGCATTCGACCTCGGATGATCCCTCCAAGTACCGCCCTGCCGACGATGCGCAGCAGTTCCCGCTCGGCGATCCGATCGACCGCCTGAAGCAGCACCTGATCAAGCGTGGCCTGTGGAGCGAGCAGCAGCACGACGCGCTCCGCGCCGAACTGGATGCCGAGATCCTGCGTGCCCTCAAGGAAGCCGAGACCCACGGGTTGCTCGGCAGCGACAACCGTCCCGGCGCGGCCCTCATGTTCGAAGACGTCTACAAGGACATGCCCGAACATCTCCGTCGCCAGCGTCAGCAGTTGGGAGTCTGA
- a CDS encoding LysR substrate-binding domain-containing protein: MQIPANMTLRQLRYFAEAAELGQFSQAARKLHVSQSVITTAVAQLETSLGLKLFDRMPHGVGLTAEGHRFHQHVRHILDTLQDALSEPMFLANTLPGRVRIGASYTVLGYFLPSLLARFKRSYPQVEVDLVDMDRAAIEQGVGSGDLDFGLCIISNMAEPYVLRRQVLIRSRRQLWLSESHPLLQLPVISPADVEPYPYIMLMVDEGQESAMRYWRSVGREPNVVFRTSSLEALRGMVAYGFGVSILSDMVYRPWSLEGRRIDVRTLTDAVPPMEVGLVWRPDEDLSAPARALHQFLVFACGG, from the coding sequence ATGCAAATCCCAGCCAACATGACCCTGCGCCAGCTGCGGTACTTTGCCGAAGCTGCCGAGTTGGGGCAGTTTTCACAGGCCGCACGCAAGCTGCACGTCTCCCAGTCGGTGATCACCACGGCGGTCGCCCAGCTGGAAACCTCGCTGGGGCTGAAACTGTTCGACCGCATGCCGCACGGGGTCGGGCTGACCGCCGAGGGCCATCGGTTCCACCAGCATGTGCGGCACATCCTGGACACGCTGCAGGACGCCCTCAGCGAGCCGATGTTCCTGGCCAACACCCTGCCGGGCCGGGTCCGGATCGGCGCGTCCTACACCGTGCTGGGTTACTTCCTGCCGAGCCTGCTGGCGCGCTTCAAGCGCTCCTATCCGCAGGTGGAGGTGGATCTGGTGGATATGGACCGTGCTGCGATCGAGCAGGGCGTCGGCAGCGGTGACCTGGATTTCGGGCTGTGCATCATTTCCAACATGGCCGAGCCGTATGTGCTGCGGCGCCAGGTACTGATCCGCTCGCGCCGCCAGCTGTGGCTGTCCGAGTCGCACCCGCTGTTGCAGCTGCCGGTGATCAGCCCGGCCGACGTCGAGCCGTATCCATACATCATGCTGATGGTGGACGAAGGGCAGGAGTCGGCGATGCGCTACTGGCGCTCGGTCGGGCGCGAACCCAACGTGGTGTTCCGCACCTCGTCGCTGGAGGCGCTGCGCGGCATGGTCGCCTACGGCTTCGGGGTCAGCATCCTGTCGGACATGGTCTACCGCCCGTGGTCGCTGGAGGGGCGCCGGATCGACGTGCGCACCCTCACCGATGCGGTGCCGCCGATGGAAGTCGGCCTGGTCTGGCGCCCGGACGAAGACCTGTCCGCGCCGGCACGCGCACTGCATCAGTTCCTGGTCTTTGCCTGTGGCGGGTGA
- a CDS encoding alpha-ketoacid dehydrogenase subunit beta: MSGIEQNNTGGTPMTMIQALRSAMDVMLERDDNVVIFGQDVGYFGGVFRCTDGLQTKYGKQRVFDAPISENGIAGAAIGMAAYGLRPVAEIQFADYIYPAYDQIVSEAARMRYRSGGSFTSSLVFRTPCGGGIYGGQTHSQSPEAIFAHATGLRTVMPSNPYDAKGLLIASIENDDPVIFLEPKRLYNGPFDGHHDRPVTAWSKYPDNLVPEGYYNVPLDKAAIAREGKALTIITYGTTVWVAKAAAEDAGIDAEVIDLRSLWPLDLDAIVNSVKKTGRCIVLHEATRTCGFGAELVALVQEHCFYHLQAPVERVTGWDTPYPHAQEWDYFPGPSRVIDAMQRVLED; encoded by the coding sequence ATGAGCGGGATTGAACAGAACAACACCGGCGGTACGCCGATGACCATGATCCAGGCGCTGCGCTCGGCGATGGACGTGATGCTGGAACGCGACGACAACGTGGTGATCTTCGGCCAGGACGTGGGCTACTTCGGCGGCGTGTTCCGCTGCACCGACGGCCTGCAGACCAAGTACGGCAAGCAGCGCGTGTTCGATGCGCCGATTTCCGAGAACGGCATCGCCGGCGCGGCGATCGGCATGGCCGCCTACGGCCTGCGCCCGGTCGCTGAAATCCAGTTCGCCGATTACATCTACCCGGCCTACGACCAGATCGTCTCCGAAGCGGCGCGCATGCGCTATCGCTCCGGCGGCAGCTTCACCTCCTCGCTGGTGTTCCGCACCCCGTGCGGTGGTGGCATCTACGGCGGCCAGACCCACAGCCAGAGCCCGGAGGCGATCTTCGCCCATGCCACCGGCCTGCGCACCGTGATGCCCTCCAACCCGTACGACGCCAAGGGCCTGCTGATCGCCTCGATCGAGAACGACGATCCGGTGATCTTCCTGGAGCCCAAGCGCCTGTACAACGGCCCGTTCGACGGTCACCACGACCGCCCGGTCACCGCGTGGTCCAAGTACCCGGACAACCTGGTGCCGGAGGGTTACTACAACGTGCCGCTGGACAAGGCCGCCATCGCCCGCGAAGGCAAGGCACTGACGATCATCACCTACGGCACCACCGTGTGGGTGGCCAAGGCCGCCGCAGAAGATGCCGGGATCGATGCCGAAGTGATCGACCTGCGCAGCCTGTGGCCGCTCGACCTGGACGCCATCGTCAATTCGGTCAAGAAGACCGGCCGCTGCATCGTGCTGCACGAAGCCACCCGCACCTGCGGCTTCGGCGCCGAACTGGTCGCGCTGGTGCAGGAGCACTGCTTCTACCACCTGCAGGCCCCGGTGGAACGCGTTACCGGCTGGGACACCCCGTATCCGCACGCGCAGGAATGGGACTACTTCCCGGGTCCGTCCCGGGTCATCGATGCAATGCAGCGCGTGCTGGAGGACTGA
- a CDS encoding serine hydrolase domain-containing protein: protein MNTTSHRPRATQWRTLISGMLLASTAAFSPLHAQAPTPAAAPVPATTESPDTITPASAPTGTLDAARVDTFLDGLVPYLMAQGDLAGAVVTVVENGRVVTERGFGFSDVEKRTPVDPKTTLFRPGSISKLFVWTSVMQLVEQGKLDLDADINTYLDIKVPAKGEPITLRQIMTHTSGLEERMRYLIVLGPDHPANRDNYLKDWVPNQISAPGTTPAYSNYATGIASYIVERVSGQRFEDYARQHILQPLDMQYASFEQKLPAELLPHAAKGYLLGSGKTYPAEKNTAPGVGGLYASGSAMSRFMMATLNHGELDGQRIMRAETNAQMLTPQAAILPHLPRMTLGWMASDTGGYDTRSHGGTMLFFYSWLWMIPERNIGVFVSTNSVGRDAAGSALRAQVWERFVENFLPTLPIERAGPGVDAATAREHAAALAGVNWQSTRRSDSSYLRMLSLFAPTRVHPQEDGTITVDGQKGLNGQLLRWREVSPWLWQQENGRGLLEVKVKDGRPVYFSGGPFASVFGFEPIPGWRSPAWLRPALFVALGLLTLSAVLRIGGVFVRRYYRAIAPVEGRGLRWLQTLALTTQLGTVIAWALYVKSIAGPGAISSYTNGPLILVQALSWLSVIAAIALVWVAVRAPASWPRGRRYGAWVVALAGLVVAFVAITQRLISTGLQL from the coding sequence ATGAACACGACATCGCATCGTCCGCGCGCGACCCAGTGGCGCACGTTGATCTCCGGCATGCTGCTGGCATCGACCGCAGCGTTCTCGCCGCTGCATGCGCAGGCGCCGACGCCTGCTGCTGCACCGGTGCCCGCGACCACCGAATCGCCTGACACCATCACGCCCGCGTCGGCGCCGACCGGCACGCTGGATGCGGCCCGGGTCGATACCTTCCTCGATGGCCTGGTGCCCTACCTGATGGCCCAGGGCGACCTCGCCGGCGCCGTGGTCACCGTGGTCGAGAACGGCAGGGTCGTCACCGAGCGCGGCTTCGGTTTCTCCGATGTCGAGAAGCGCACGCCGGTGGATCCCAAAACCACGTTGTTCCGCCCGGGCTCGATCTCCAAGCTGTTCGTCTGGACCTCGGTGATGCAGCTGGTTGAACAGGGCAAACTGGACCTGGATGCCGACATCAACACCTACCTGGACATCAAGGTCCCGGCCAAGGGCGAGCCGATCACGCTGCGCCAGATCATGACCCACACCAGCGGTCTGGAAGAGCGCATGCGCTACCTGATCGTGCTGGGTCCGGACCATCCGGCCAACCGCGACAACTACCTCAAGGACTGGGTGCCCAACCAGATCTCCGCACCCGGCACCACGCCGGCGTACTCGAACTACGCCACGGGTATCGCCTCGTACATCGTCGAGCGCGTCAGCGGCCAGCGCTTCGAGGATTACGCCAGGCAGCACATCCTGCAGCCGCTGGACATGCAGTACGCCAGCTTCGAACAGAAACTGCCGGCCGAGCTGCTGCCGCACGCCGCCAAGGGGTATCTGCTGGGTTCGGGCAAAACCTACCCGGCCGAGAAGAACACCGCGCCGGGCGTGGGCGGTCTGTACGCCTCCGGTTCGGCGATGTCACGTTTCATGATGGCCACGCTCAACCACGGCGAACTCGACGGCCAGCGCATCATGCGGGCCGAGACCAACGCACAGATGCTGACCCCGCAGGCCGCGATCCTGCCGCACCTGCCGCGCATGACCCTGGGCTGGATGGCCTCGGACACCGGCGGCTATGACACCCGCTCGCACGGCGGCACGATGCTGTTCTTCTACTCGTGGCTGTGGATGATTCCGGAACGCAACATCGGCGTGTTCGTTTCCACCAACAGCGTGGGCCGTGATGCCGCCGGCTCGGCACTGCGCGCCCAGGTGTGGGAGCGCTTCGTCGAGAACTTCCTGCCGACCCTGCCGATCGAACGCGCCGGCCCGGGCGTGGATGCCGCCACTGCCCGCGAGCATGCCGCTGCACTGGCCGGGGTGAACTGGCAGAGCACGCGCCGTTCGGACAGTTCCTATCTGCGCATGCTGTCGCTGTTCGCACCGACCCGCGTGCACCCGCAGGAAGACGGCACGATCACCGTTGACGGCCAGAAGGGCCTGAACGGCCAGTTGCTGCGCTGGCGCGAGGTGTCACCCTGGCTGTGGCAGCAGGAAAACGGGCGTGGCCTGCTGGAAGTGAAGGTCAAGGACGGCCGCCCGGTGTATTTCTCCGGCGGTCCGTTCGCCTCGGTGTTCGGCTTCGAGCCAATTCCGGGCTGGCGTTCGCCGGCGTGGCTGCGCCCTGCACTGTTCGTCGCACTGGGTTTGCTGACGCTGTCGGCCGTCCTGCGCATCGGCGGCGTGTTCGTGCGCCGTTACTACCGCGCCATCGCGCCGGTCGAAGGCCGTGGCCTGCGCTGGTTGCAGACGCTGGCGCTCACCACGCAGCTGGGCACCGTGATCGCCTGGGCGCTGTACGTGAAATCGATCGCTGGCCCGGGCGCGATCTCCTCGTACACCAACGGGCCGTTGATCCTGGTGCAGGCGTTGTCGTGGCTCAGCGTCATCGCCGCCATCGCACTGGTCTGGGTGGCGGTCCGCGCGCCGGCCAGCTGGCCGCGCGGGCGTCGCTACGGCGCCTGGGTGGTCGCACTGGCAGGGCTGGTGGTCGCGTTCGTCGCCATCACCCAGCGCCTGATCAGTACCGGCCTGCAGCTCTGA
- a CDS encoding TonB-dependent receptor: MRKPINRSILASTVTLCCMGLATTAMAQDADADGSRSTPDVVELDRVVATAQKRSENVMEVAAGVSVISEERLEAFGATRLNDFAAYVPGFQVDSGGAPGQTTMALRGVAPLGGGSIIGTYIDDTPIGPSSNKQRATTYALDLLPYDIQSVEVLRGPQGTLYGASSMGGLFKYITKAADPDGFEFRAGMDVNATKEAGDVGTGVRTSFNVPLIEGKLGLRASLSRQGTPGYVDQPDLTGDDAKDSNGYYQLASRLALTWRISDTANLRVQALSQIVDADNSSAVGLTYPTLEPIRGPLEGILQRATPYRMETDYYSAILDWDLGNVDFVSATSFSETRMDEVQDSTLVYGVAWPLLTPYPAGQAQFDVFLGTRKWTQEFRLSSKESERFEWLLGTFFTGEKNANRQQVSAYDANGIPLPFNPGTASLPGTYDEQAIFADVTYKFSPRFDVSAGVRHARNQQDFEQHSTGLLYGPRPIDLADSADDSVTTWKLASRWHLNDSAMIYARYATGYRPGGPNVSTSGVVPMTKADTLDNLELGFKSHFWDRRAMIDLALFRIDWDDIQVRVSENGLSWMGNAGSARSQGAELSLMMRPAERLTLGLNAAYIDSTIGDVPPSSGLVSGSRMPMTPRLSWSGTIDYDVDVSDQWRGRVGAGYRVTGERVAGAYDIDSYNALDLHAELTNMTWTVRLYARNATDERAYVSTGSVRDALNRYVAVTGVPLQPRTIGMSIDYRY; this comes from the coding sequence ATGCGCAAGCCGATCAACCGCTCGATCCTCGCCTCCACCGTCACCCTGTGCTGCATGGGCCTTGCCACCACGGCGATGGCCCAGGATGCGGACGCCGATGGCAGCCGCAGCACGCCCGATGTCGTCGAACTGGATCGCGTGGTGGCCACCGCGCAGAAGCGCAGCGAGAACGTCATGGAGGTGGCGGCCGGCGTCAGCGTGATCAGTGAAGAACGCTTGGAAGCGTTCGGTGCGACCCGCTTGAACGACTTCGCCGCCTACGTGCCCGGCTTCCAGGTCGACAGTGGCGGCGCGCCGGGCCAGACCACGATGGCGCTGCGCGGTGTCGCGCCGCTCGGCGGCGGCTCGATCATCGGGACCTACATCGATGACACCCCGATCGGCCCCAGCAGCAACAAGCAGCGCGCGACCACCTACGCGCTGGATCTGCTGCCGTATGACATCCAGAGCGTGGAAGTGCTGCGCGGCCCGCAGGGCACGCTGTATGGCGCCAGCTCGATGGGTGGCCTGTTCAAGTACATCACCAAGGCCGCCGATCCGGATGGCTTCGAGTTCCGCGCCGGCATGGACGTCAACGCCACCAAGGAAGCGGGCGACGTGGGCACCGGCGTGCGCACCTCGTTCAACGTGCCGCTGATCGAAGGCAAGCTGGGGCTGCGTGCCAGCCTGTCGCGCCAGGGCACGCCCGGCTATGTGGACCAGCCCGACCTCACCGGCGACGACGCCAAGGACAGCAACGGCTACTACCAGCTGGCCTCCCGCCTGGCGCTGACCTGGCGCATCAGCGACACCGCCAACCTGCGCGTGCAGGCGTTGTCGCAGATCGTGGATGCCGACAACTCCAGCGCGGTGGGCCTGACCTATCCCACGCTGGAACCGATCCGCGGCCCGCTCGAAGGTATCCTGCAGCGCGCGACCCCGTACCGGATGGAGACCGACTACTACTCGGCGATCCTGGATTGGGACCTGGGCAACGTTGATTTCGTCTCCGCGACCAGCTTCTCCGAAACCCGCATGGATGAGGTGCAGGACTCCACGCTGGTCTATGGCGTGGCATGGCCGCTGCTGACCCCGTACCCGGCCGGCCAGGCGCAGTTCGATGTGTTCCTTGGCACCCGCAAATGGACCCAGGAATTCCGCCTCAGCTCCAAGGAGAGTGAGCGCTTTGAATGGTTGCTGGGCACTTTCTTCACCGGCGAGAAGAACGCCAACCGCCAGCAGGTGAGCGCCTACGATGCCAACGGCATCCCGCTGCCGTTCAATCCCGGCACCGCCAGCCTGCCCGGCACCTATGACGAGCAGGCGATCTTCGCCGACGTCACCTACAAGTTCAGCCCGCGCTTCGATGTCTCCGCCGGTGTGCGGCATGCGCGCAACCAGCAGGATTTCGAGCAGCACAGCACCGGCCTGCTGTACGGCCCGCGGCCGATCGATCTGGCCGACTCCGCCGATGACAGCGTGACCACGTGGAAGCTGGCCTCGCGCTGGCACCTCAACGACAGCGCGATGATCTACGCGCGCTACGCCACCGGCTACCGCCCGGGCGGACCGAACGTATCGACCTCCGGCGTGGTGCCGATGACCAAGGCCGACACCCTGGACAACCTGGAGCTCGGCTTCAAATCGCACTTCTGGGACCGCCGCGCGATGATCGACCTGGCGCTGTTCCGGATCGACTGGGACGACATCCAGGTGCGCGTCTCCGAGAACGGCCTGAGCTGGATGGGCAACGCCGGCAGCGCGCGCAGCCAGGGTGCGGAACTGAGCCTGATGATGCGGCCGGCCGAGCGCCTCACACTCGGCCTCAATGCGGCCTACATCGATTCGACGATCGGCGACGTACCGCCCTCCAGCGGCCTGGTCTCGGGCAGCCGCATGCCGATGACGCCGCGGCTGAGCTGGTCGGGCACGATCGACTACGACGTCGATGTGAGCGACCAGTGGCGGGGCCGGGTCGGTGCCGGCTATCGGGTTACCGGCGAGCGCGTGGCCGGGGCGTACGACATCGACAGCTACAACGCGCTGGACCTGCATGCCGAGCTGACCAACATGACGTGGACGGTCCGCCTGTATGCGCGCAACGCCACCGACGAGCGCGCGTACGTCTCCACCGGCTCGGTGCGCGACGCGCTCAACCGCTATGTCGCGGTGACCGGCGTACCGCTGCAGCCGCGCACGATCGGCATGTCCATCGACTATCGCTACTGA
- a CDS encoding peptide MFS transporter — MSLQVPRKAWFGQPPGLTILFLTEMWEKFSYYGMRALLVYYMTKQLLFSQEQASLVYGLYTALAYLSPVFGGMLADRWLGKRRAVILGGAIMAFGHFLMAFDALLYPALLAIILGNGLFLPTLPGQVGDLYARDDPRRGSAFNVYYVGINLGAFLAPLVCGTLGEVYGWHVGFSAAGIGMLLGLVIYITGRRHLPPDPPRSERATLPFSALWQPAYRPLLQLMTMIAGLIVIFRLAYEQIGNTIAIWLDTGVDRVLTADFTLPMTWFFSLNPLLVFLITPLLVRRWTRQARDGREPAALTKMAIGAAVVGLSFALVAVLGGEPSAKVGWLWAALFFAIFTFGELFILPVGLGLFARLAPVGFGATIIAFWFLASFGGNLLAGAVGTLWSTLSSTVFFALMAGTCMFVAVLLLRLERRARPLLASTAAPTQSPAD, encoded by the coding sequence ATGAGCCTCCAAGTACCGCGCAAGGCCTGGTTCGGGCAACCGCCAGGCCTGACCATCCTGTTCCTCACCGAGATGTGGGAGAAATTCTCCTACTACGGCATGCGGGCCCTGCTGGTCTATTACATGACCAAGCAGCTGCTGTTTTCGCAGGAACAGGCCTCACTGGTCTATGGCCTGTACACCGCGCTGGCCTACCTCAGCCCGGTGTTCGGCGGCATGCTCGCCGATCGCTGGCTGGGCAAACGGCGCGCGGTGATCCTGGGCGGGGCGATCATGGCGTTCGGCCATTTCCTGATGGCCTTCGATGCACTGCTGTATCCAGCGCTGCTGGCGATCATCCTGGGCAACGGGCTGTTCCTGCCCACCCTGCCCGGCCAGGTCGGCGATCTGTACGCGCGCGATGACCCGCGCCGTGGCTCGGCGTTCAACGTGTACTACGTGGGCATCAACCTCGGCGCGTTCCTGGCGCCGCTGGTCTGCGGCACGCTGGGCGAGGTGTATGGCTGGCACGTGGGCTTCTCCGCCGCCGGCATCGGCATGCTGCTCGGCCTGGTGATCTACATCACCGGCCGCCGCCACCTGCCACCGGACCCGCCGCGCAGCGAGCGCGCCACGCTGCCGTTCTCGGCGCTGTGGCAGCCGGCCTACCGGCCCTTGCTGCAGCTGATGACGATGATCGCCGGGTTGATCGTGATCTTCCGCCTGGCCTACGAGCAGATCGGCAACACGATCGCGATCTGGCTCGACACCGGGGTGGACCGCGTGCTCACCGCAGACTTCACCCTGCCGATGACCTGGTTCTTCTCGCTCAACCCGCTGCTGGTGTTCCTGATCACGCCACTGCTGGTACGGCGCTGGACGCGCCAGGCACGCGATGGCCGCGAGCCGGCCGCACTGACCAAGATGGCCATCGGTGCCGCGGTGGTCGGGCTGTCGTTCGCGCTGGTGGCGGTGCTCGGCGGTGAACCGTCGGCCAAGGTCGGCTGGCTGTGGGCCGCGCTGTTCTTCGCGATCTTCACCTTCGGCGAGCTCTTCATCCTGCCGGTGGGGCTGGGCCTGTTCGCCCGCCTGGCGCCGGTGGGCTTCGGTGCCACCATCATCGCGTTCTGGTTCCTGGCCTCGTTTGGCGGCAACCTGCTGGCCGGCGCGGTCGGCACGCTGTGGTCGACGCTTTCCAGCACGGTGTTTTTCGCGCTGATGGCGGGCACCTGCATGTTCGTTGCGGTCCTGCTGCTGCGCCTGGAGCGTCGAGCACGGCCACTGCTGGCCAGCACCGCAGCCCCCACCCAATCCCCTGCGGACTGA